A single Eubalaena glacialis isolate mEubGla1 chromosome 18, mEubGla1.1.hap2.+ XY, whole genome shotgun sequence DNA region contains:
- the FLT3LG gene encoding fms-related tyrosine kinase 3 ligand isoform X2 — translation MIVLAPAWSPTTSLLLLLLLSPGLRGTPDCSFPHSPISSTFTSTIGKLSDYLLQDYPVTVASNLQDDELCGAFWRLVLAQRWMGRLKTVAGSQMGKLLEAVNTEIHFVTSCAFQPLPSCLRFVQANISHLLQDTSQQLVALKPWITRRNFSRCLELQCQPDSSTLLPPMSPGALEATSLPAPQAPLLLLLLLLLLPVALLLLAAAWCLHWRRKRQRMPYPGERRRTLRPRERSHLPEDTESELGGSQLETGPFLGHIAPVTVSPGWRQRQHPAAAPASPSPLCTKPLSPGNCI, via the exons ATGATAGTGCTGGCGCCAGCCTGGAGCCCAACT ACCTCCCTGCTGCTCTTGCTGCTGCTGAGCCCCGGCCTCCGCGGGACCCCGGACTGCTCCTTCCCCCACAGCCCCATCTCCTCCACCTTCACCAGCACCATCGGCAAGCTG TCTGACTACCTGCTTCAAGATTACCCAGTCACTGTTGCCTCCAACCTGCAGGAC GACGAGCTCTGTGGGGCTTTCTGGCGTCTGGTCCTGGCCCAGCGCTGGATGGGACGGCTCAAGACCGTGGCTGGGtcccagatggggaaactgctGGAGGCTGTCAACACCGAGATACACTTCGTCACCTCATGTGCCTTCCAG cccctccccagctgtcttCGCTTCGTCCAGGCCAACATCTCCCACCTCCTGCAGGACACTTCCCAGCAGCTGGTGGCCTTGAAGCCCTGGATCACCCGCCGGAATTTCTCCAGGTGCCTGGAGCTGCAGTGTCAGCCGG ACTCCTCCACCCTGCTGCCCCCAATGAGCCCCGGGGCCTTGGAGGCCACATCCCTGCCGGCCCCGCAGGCCCCTCTTCTGCTcctcttgctgctgctgctgctgcccgtGGCCCTCCTGCTGCTGGCCGCTGCCTGGTGCCTGCACTGGCGAAGGAAGAGACAGAGGATGCCTTACCCTGGGGAGCGG aggaggacactgaggcccagagagaggagtCACCTGCCCGAGGACACAGAGTCGGAACTTGGAGGAAGTCAGCTAGAAACTGGTCCTTTCCTTGGCCACATTGCTCCTGTCACTGTCTCCCCAGGATGGAGGCAACGCCAGCACCCAGCAGCGGCCCCGGCCTCACCCTCCCCCCTCTGTACAAAGCCCTTGTCCCCAGGAAATTGTATATAA
- the FLT3LG gene encoding fms-related tyrosine kinase 3 ligand isoform X4 translates to MIVLAPAWSPTTSLLLLLLLSPGLRGTPDCSFPHSPISSTFTSTIGKLSDYLLQDYPVTVASNLQDDELCGAFWRLVLAQRWMGRLKTVAGSQMGKLLEAVNTEIHFVTSCAFQDTSQQLVALKPWITRRNFSRCLELQCQPDSSTLLPPMSPGALEATSLPAPQAPLLLLLLLLLLPVALLLLAAAWCLHWRRKRQRMPYPGERRRTLRPRERSHLPEDTESELGGSQLETGPFLGHIAPVTVSPGWRQRQHPAAAPASPSPLCTKPLSPGNCI, encoded by the exons ATGATAGTGCTGGCGCCAGCCTGGAGCCCAACT ACCTCCCTGCTGCTCTTGCTGCTGCTGAGCCCCGGCCTCCGCGGGACCCCGGACTGCTCCTTCCCCCACAGCCCCATCTCCTCCACCTTCACCAGCACCATCGGCAAGCTG TCTGACTACCTGCTTCAAGATTACCCAGTCACTGTTGCCTCCAACCTGCAGGAC GACGAGCTCTGTGGGGCTTTCTGGCGTCTGGTCCTGGCCCAGCGCTGGATGGGACGGCTCAAGACCGTGGCTGGGtcccagatggggaaactgctGGAGGCTGTCAACACCGAGATACACTTCGTCACCTCATGTGCCTTCCAG GACACTTCCCAGCAGCTGGTGGCCTTGAAGCCCTGGATCACCCGCCGGAATTTCTCCAGGTGCCTGGAGCTGCAGTGTCAGCCGG ACTCCTCCACCCTGCTGCCCCCAATGAGCCCCGGGGCCTTGGAGGCCACATCCCTGCCGGCCCCGCAGGCCCCTCTTCTGCTcctcttgctgctgctgctgctgcccgtGGCCCTCCTGCTGCTGGCCGCTGCCTGGTGCCTGCACTGGCGAAGGAAGAGACAGAGGATGCCTTACCCTGGGGAGCGG aggaggacactgaggcccagagagaggagtCACCTGCCCGAGGACACAGAGTCGGAACTTGGAGGAAGTCAGCTAGAAACTGGTCCTTTCCTTGGCCACATTGCTCCTGTCACTGTCTCCCCAGGATGGAGGCAACGCCAGCACCCAGCAGCGGCCCCGGCCTCACCCTCCCCCCTCTGTACAAAGCCCTTGTCCCCAGGAAATTGTATATAA
- the RPS11 gene encoding small ribosomal subunit protein uS17 has product MADIQTERAYQKQPTIFQNKKRVLLGETGKEKLPRYYKNIGLGFKTPKEAIEGTYIDKKCPFTGNVSIRGRILSGVVTKMKMQRTIVIRRDYLHYIRKYNRFEKRHKNMSVHLSPCFRDVQIGDIVTVGECRPLSKTVRFNVLKVTKAAGTKKQFQKF; this is encoded by the exons ATGGCTGACATTCAG ACTGAGCGTGCGTACCAAAAGCAACCGACTATCTTTCAAAATAAGAAGAGGGTCCTGCTTGGAGAAACTGGCAAGGAGAAGCTACCGCGATACTACAAGAACATTGGTCTGGGCTTCAAGACACCGAAGGAG GCCATCGAGGGCACCTACATTGACAAGAAATGCCCTTTTACTGGTAATGTCTCCATCCGAGGACGAATCCTGTCTG GTGTGGTGACCAAAATGAAGATGCAGAGGACCATTGTCATCCGCCGAGACTACCTGCACTACATCCGAAAGTACAACCGCTTCGAGAAGCGCCACAAGAACATGTCTGTGCACCTTTCCCCCTGCTTCAG GGACGTCCAGATTGGTGACATTGTCACAGTGGGCGAGTGCCGGCCCCTGAGCAAGACGGTGCGCTTCAACGTGCTCAAGGTCACCAAGGCTGCCGGCACCAAGAAGCAGTTCCAGAAGTTCTGA
- the FLT3LG gene encoding fms-related tyrosine kinase 3 ligand isoform X3, whose product MGSWSPKDGAGIPLLGLSGEAWGSGHRHEGPRAEMIVLAPAWSPTTSLLLLLLLSPGLRGTPDCSFPHSPISSTFTSTIGKLSDYLLQDYPVTVASNLQDDELCGAFWRLVLAQRWMGRLKTVAGSQMGKLLEAVNTEIHFVTSCAFQDTSQQLVALKPWITRRNFSRCLELQCQPGKDSSTLLPPMSPGALEATSLPAPQAPLLLLLLLLLLPVALLLLAAAWCLHWRRKRQRMPYPGERRRTLRPRERSHLPEDTESELGGSQLETGPFLGHIAPVTVSPGWRQRQHPAAAPASPSPLCTKPLSPGNCI is encoded by the exons aTGGGCTCCTGGTCCCCGAAGGACGGGGCCGGGATCcccctcttggggctgagcggagaGGCGTGGGG ATCCGGCCACAGGCATGAGGGGCCCCGGGCCGAAATGATAGTGCTGGCGCCAGCCTGGAGCCCAACT ACCTCCCTGCTGCTCTTGCTGCTGCTGAGCCCCGGCCTCCGCGGGACCCCGGACTGCTCCTTCCCCCACAGCCCCATCTCCTCCACCTTCACCAGCACCATCGGCAAGCTG TCTGACTACCTGCTTCAAGATTACCCAGTCACTGTTGCCTCCAACCTGCAGGAC GACGAGCTCTGTGGGGCTTTCTGGCGTCTGGTCCTGGCCCAGCGCTGGATGGGACGGCTCAAGACCGTGGCTGGGtcccagatggggaaactgctGGAGGCTGTCAACACCGAGATACACTTCGTCACCTCATGTGCCTTCCAG GACACTTCCCAGCAGCTGGTGGCCTTGAAGCCCTGGATCACCCGCCGGAATTTCTCCAGGTGCCTGGAGCTGCAGTGTCAGCCGGGTAAAG ACTCCTCCACCCTGCTGCCCCCAATGAGCCCCGGGGCCTTGGAGGCCACATCCCTGCCGGCCCCGCAGGCCCCTCTTCTGCTcctcttgctgctgctgctgctgcccgtGGCCCTCCTGCTGCTGGCCGCTGCCTGGTGCCTGCACTGGCGAAGGAAGAGACAGAGGATGCCTTACCCTGGGGAGCGG aggaggacactgaggcccagagagaggagtCACCTGCCCGAGGACACAGAGTCGGAACTTGGAGGAAGTCAGCTAGAAACTGGTCCTTTCCTTGGCCACATTGCTCCTGTCACTGTCTCCCCAGGATGGAGGCAACGCCAGCACCCAGCAGCGGCCCCGGCCTCACCCTCCCCCCTCTGTACAAAGCCCTTGTCCCCAGGAAATTGTATATAA
- the FLT3LG gene encoding fms-related tyrosine kinase 3 ligand isoform X1, with amino-acid sequence MIVLAPAWSPTTSLLLLLLLSPGLRGTPDCSFPHSPISSTFTSTIGKLSDYLLQDYPVTVASNLQDDELCGAFWRLVLAQRWMGRLKTVAGSQMGKLLEAVNTEIHFVTSCAFQPLPSCLRFVQANISHLLQDTSQQLVALKPWITRRNFSRCLELQCQPGKDSSTLLPPMSPGALEATSLPAPQAPLLLLLLLLLLPVALLLLAAAWCLHWRRKRQRMPYPGERRRTLRPRERSHLPEDTESELGGSQLETGPFLGHIAPVTVSPGWRQRQHPAAAPASPSPLCTKPLSPGNCI; translated from the exons ATGATAGTGCTGGCGCCAGCCTGGAGCCCAACT ACCTCCCTGCTGCTCTTGCTGCTGCTGAGCCCCGGCCTCCGCGGGACCCCGGACTGCTCCTTCCCCCACAGCCCCATCTCCTCCACCTTCACCAGCACCATCGGCAAGCTG TCTGACTACCTGCTTCAAGATTACCCAGTCACTGTTGCCTCCAACCTGCAGGAC GACGAGCTCTGTGGGGCTTTCTGGCGTCTGGTCCTGGCCCAGCGCTGGATGGGACGGCTCAAGACCGTGGCTGGGtcccagatggggaaactgctGGAGGCTGTCAACACCGAGATACACTTCGTCACCTCATGTGCCTTCCAG cccctccccagctgtcttCGCTTCGTCCAGGCCAACATCTCCCACCTCCTGCAGGACACTTCCCAGCAGCTGGTGGCCTTGAAGCCCTGGATCACCCGCCGGAATTTCTCCAGGTGCCTGGAGCTGCAGTGTCAGCCGGGTAAAG ACTCCTCCACCCTGCTGCCCCCAATGAGCCCCGGGGCCTTGGAGGCCACATCCCTGCCGGCCCCGCAGGCCCCTCTTCTGCTcctcttgctgctgctgctgctgcccgtGGCCCTCCTGCTGCTGGCCGCTGCCTGGTGCCTGCACTGGCGAAGGAAGAGACAGAGGATGCCTTACCCTGGGGAGCGG aggaggacactgaggcccagagagaggagtCACCTGCCCGAGGACACAGAGTCGGAACTTGGAGGAAGTCAGCTAGAAACTGGTCCTTTCCTTGGCCACATTGCTCCTGTCACTGTCTCCCCAGGATGGAGGCAACGCCAGCACCCAGCAGCGGCCCCGGCCTCACCCTCCCCCCTCTGTACAAAGCCCTTGTCCCCAGGAAATTGTATATAA
- the FLT3LG gene encoding fms-related tyrosine kinase 3 ligand isoform X5: MGGARDGGGKERFKIHHPSGSQDELCGAFWRLVLAQRWMGRLKTVAGSQMGKLLEAVNTEIHFVTSCAFQPLPSCLRFVQANISHLLQDTSQQLVALKPWITRRNFSRCLELQCQPGKDSSTLLPPMSPGALEATSLPAPQAPLLLLLLLLLLPVALLLLAAAWCLHWRRKRQRMPYPGERRRTLRPRERSHLPEDTESELGGSQLETGPFLGHIAPVTVSPGWRQRQHPAAAPASPSPLCTKPLSPGNCI, from the exons ATGGGAGGGGCCCGggatggaggtgggaaggagagatTCAAGATTCACCACCCCTCAGGGAGCCAG GACGAGCTCTGTGGGGCTTTCTGGCGTCTGGTCCTGGCCCAGCGCTGGATGGGACGGCTCAAGACCGTGGCTGGGtcccagatggggaaactgctGGAGGCTGTCAACACCGAGATACACTTCGTCACCTCATGTGCCTTCCAG cccctccccagctgtcttCGCTTCGTCCAGGCCAACATCTCCCACCTCCTGCAGGACACTTCCCAGCAGCTGGTGGCCTTGAAGCCCTGGATCACCCGCCGGAATTTCTCCAGGTGCCTGGAGCTGCAGTGTCAGCCGGGTAAAG ACTCCTCCACCCTGCTGCCCCCAATGAGCCCCGGGGCCTTGGAGGCCACATCCCTGCCGGCCCCGCAGGCCCCTCTTCTGCTcctcttgctgctgctgctgctgcccgtGGCCCTCCTGCTGCTGGCCGCTGCCTGGTGCCTGCACTGGCGAAGGAAGAGACAGAGGATGCCTTACCCTGGGGAGCGG aggaggacactgaggcccagagagaggagtCACCTGCCCGAGGACACAGAGTCGGAACTTGGAGGAAGTCAGCTAGAAACTGGTCCTTTCCTTGGCCACATTGCTCCTGTCACTGTCTCCCCAGGATGGAGGCAACGCCAGCACCCAGCAGCGGCCCCGGCCTCACCCTCCCCCCTCTGTACAAAGCCCTTGTCCCCAGGAAATTGTATATAA
- the RPL13A gene encoding large ribosomal subunit protein uL13 gives MAEGQVLVLDGRGHLLGRLAAIVAKQVLLGRKVVVVRCEGINISGNFYRNKLKYLAFLRKRMNTNPSRGPYHFRAPSRIFWRTVRGMLPHKTKRGQAALDRLKVFDGIPPPYDKKKRMVVPAALKVVRLKPTRKFAYLGRLAHEVGWKYQAVTATLEEKRKEKAKIHYRKKKQLMRLRKQAEKNIEKKIDRFTEVLKTHGFLV, from the exons ATGGCGGAGGGACAG GTCCTGGTTCTCGATGGCCGAGGCCATCTCCTGGGCCGCCTGGCGGCCATCGTGGCTAAGCAGGTGCTTCTGG gTCGAAAGGTGGTGGTTGTGCGCTGTGAGGGCATCAACATTTCTGGCAATTTCTATAGAAACAAGT TGAAGTACCTGGCATTCCTCCGCAAGCGGATGAACACCAACCCCTCCCGTGGCCCCTACCACTTCCGAGCCCCCAGCCGCATCTTCTGGCGGACAGTGCGAG GCATGCTACCCCACAAGACCAAGCGAGGCCAGGCCGCTCTGGACCGCCTCAAGGTGTTTGATGGGATCCCGCCACCCTATGACAAG AAAAAGCGGATGGTGGTTCCTGCCGCCCTCAAGGTTGTACGTCTGAAGCCTACACGGAAG TTTGCCTACCTAGGGCGCCTGGCTCATGAGGTTGGCTGGAAGTACCAGGCAGTAACAGCTACactggaggagaagagaaaggagaaggccAAGATCCACTACCGGAAAAAGAAGCAGCTCATG AGGCTACGGAAGCAGGCCGAAAAGAACATAGAGAAGAAAATCGACCGATTCACAGAGGTCCTCAAGACCCATGGATTCTTAGTCTGA